atacattatacacagacacacacacacacacatatacatacatacattgtgtgtgtgtgtgtgtgtgtggtgcgcgcgcgcgtgtatgtgtctgactctacaataataaaaaaggtattattGTAGAGGCACACAGCAGCTATAGCAAACCAAAGCAATCTGTAATGATGTTTACTTGATTAAGGCAATGAGTTATTACCACCAAGGCAAAAACTGTACCTCATTTTATTgaaattgtataaattttaatcatttttttttccaaattttttttataaaatattgacaATTTTGTCACTATTAGTATGTATTTATcttaggtatataaatatagacccccaaaatatgaatatcaataagTACTCAGCAGAATTGGTTAAATATATCAAAactttacagaaaaaaacataataaatcaaGTTTTAACTTCCTTACAATCAACATTATTGTGACACAACAGTATTTGCAAATCATTATAcaagaatgaatatataatacaaattacaaTAATTCATTCCCCACTTTATTACAAATAACATGGTGATATAAACAGTATTTTCATGGGGTTTACTTTACACATttttactaaatataataattttatcaaattaaaataaaagtaataaaatgtaCTGGCATTCATCCAATGGTAGTTAAAACTGTGCAGATAATTTCAATTACTAAGTAACGGAGGGTTAAAATACACGTACATGAACAAAAATATAGGCTTTTAATCATATCTTACAAACTTAAAAGTAGATCGtccgtaatatatatacacatacgaaaaTTTAAATGTTAGATTTGTGACCCTAAAGCATATCACCAATTAAAGCTATGGGTGCCGCTAATTGGGTCTTTTTCTTAGTTCACGGTCACCTAAACGGAAGGTTCGTTGTGGTTTCCATGTCTGAATTACTTGAAATCAGAGTTTGATTGAGGTACGGGAATAACGAGAAGCCCTCTCCTGCCTTGACGATGGTAACCGGGTCGCCAGGGTTATCCCAGTCATCCGCTCTCTGAACCAGTTTGAAAAAAGTAGTGCAACTTgttgaatgaagaaaagaaatcgCTTGTAATTAGATGCAGCAACACCAGTTACTGATGCATGGTTTAATCTCTGAACAATAACTGCTACAATAATgctatgtgtggtttttgttcttttttcccctaaagtGAATCTGTAAAGCTTACCTTCCTTTGAAGCACAAACAAAAGTCGTGGTAGTATCATTTAcattttgttaataatgataaaatatgtaattcatgcaataatcatataatgagtATTCACATAATTTAAAGTGTAAAGATGCTGGACTGCTGCCAAGTATAACTCTTTAGgcactattgttattgtagaaGATTTATGcaattttccataattttctttacaCTCAATTTTTAATTACATGCATGGAATATGATCATCCCAGTTCACACAATGCTCATCGGATTATATATTCATGGcatccagcatcaacctctcacATTATGGGTATCTGAGTGTTCGAGCATATCTTTGCTTAgtgttcttttaaaaaaaaaaaaaaaaaaaaaaaaaacaaaaaaaacactccgTGAAATGCACTATAATCCATTTTTTCTCCCATTTAGAGCTGGTTTTGGGAAGCAACCCCTAGGCAATTAGACAAACCTGTCCAACTTCagccaaaaccaaaaaacttattctggaagggggaggaagattgggtttttgattgttttcaTCACTACGCAGATGTGGACACTATCAGGgggtaaaaattatgtataaagtgataatggggaattttaaattttaattgtgtATACTGGATATATTCCCCCCTTCAATTTTTATACATCCCTTTCACAGACATTAAAAATGCCCCTTAAATCAGGGTAttcaaaatgattatataaactttttaaaagggaaaaaagcaaaaaaaatatgcagaaaaagGCTGCAATAgatcttttaaagggttttcaaaaacTGAACTGAGCATTTGTTTAACCCGAcctacaaccccaaaaacccacaccacacaactggGATAGTCCCCGCTCAGTAAAACAAAGCCTGGATTTAAGGGGCCCCGTGGGGCAAAGAGGCACCCGATccaagggttttaaaagaaaaattgagaatcaaataataaaaaagtactgTTTTTTTGatggtaaaattattattattattattatattattattatatttttatatatatattatattatttatataattataattttatatattttaaaatatatacatataaatatattatatatattatatatataatttttatatatatttttttatttttatttttatattgatttttatttatataatttttttattattatatatatattttttttgtttatattgttaaatatatttttttttaatttagtttttgtatatttgtataaatttataatttatatttttaatttttattttatatttaatttataattttatttattgtttttttgtttttttatttatttatttttattttttatttttttttatttaattttttaaaaaaaattttttttttattattttttttttttgaaatttattgtttatttttttttgtttttatgtttttgttttatttttttttatttttgtttttatttttgttcgccgaccacctcgtctctcccCCAACCGGCTGGCGACGGCGTGTATTCCGGGGTCGTAAACCCCTAAAACAGCTCCAAGGGCCCAGCACcacagcccccaaaaaagggggaaacccccaaagggggggagaaaacccCCCGatgacatctttccttttttaaacacaATTTTACCCGTACCCTTTTCTTTTGGCACAATAGGGGGGAAAACCACATGTAACTGCAGATACAGTTtaaaaaaggcaacaaaaatattttcaggtcacaagggcacacacggggtcTTCCAGGAGCAGACCCACCCGTCCTgggcttttcctccccccccgcccaggCCAGTGGTCATTTTTGCCCGGTCCCTTCATTTAACACTcccgggtcatccttttcattttaacatgTTTCgccgagacaaagacccatggctagcactatccccccctataagcagacgacccgtctgcctgAAATACCAAAACCTaaacaactacagaaaatttaaataaaaattagtcttcaggaaaaaaccaaaaaatttttcatccagcgcggctttcttgcCCTCGGGGGGGTCGCTTGGAGGAGGGGGGCGGCGGAGTTGGAGTGGCACCCAGGGGGGTATCCCCTGCCCCAAGACCGGGCTCATGGCCCCACGGTCTGTTGCTCGCCTCACCGCCCAAAATGCTGTCCTCATCTGGGTCAGCTCCCCCACGTCCTAAACGCCGTATGGGGCTAACCCATTTCTTTTCCCCATGGCCCCGGAGTGCTTCGGCTCGGGTAACCCCACACCCGTGCCCATGTCCTCGAGGAATCAggcaaccccccacaccaaccaacccctttgctccccgacgactctttggagctccatttcctcacaagtgcccagctttgcccagCTGGCCCCTTCGGGGCCTTATGGGAGAATTAGCTCCAAAAATTAACAAACCCCTCCCGGgccccaacaaggctcccccaaaAAGCTACGCCATCACCAGtgaagttttggttgggctcccgACCCCCTCTACTCCACCATCATTTTGACAGTCACCCcggttctagactctgtccggggggaaAAGTGCATCGCTCAGCCGAAACTAACTCTGCCAGCAACCTCTGAAGAAAGGGCCCCTCTTCACCGCCCCTCCaccgccttactctgcatcaggtacaAGGCCCCAAACGTGCTCGCCCAGACGGCCACATACGGGGGCCccccgctgcaccgtgctgcccaccccCAATACAGCCTCCATGCCCCTTTTAGCGCACAAATCCCCCGGGGGACACCCAACAGTCTCtttggtgcgtctggaagtcgaaGGGGCCAacaatcaggccgcactagggttttcTCACCCCCGTGTCCATGTCAGGGGCATGGTCCCATCTATTACCCCTCCACCTGCATGTGCTGGTTCAAACGGCAGTTCCCcaagggggggccgggggcccccggacggctggtttcggccccctttcccagattttttcccccctgtaccACTTCTGCCTTAGGACTGCACTCGGATGCTGACCAtccctaccacagtccttgcagcactgctgaagGATCAAATCCGCCGGTTGAGggatgttctccgctccctccgacagacctctgtgcccttccttacccaGCCCCAACAAAACCTTTGGAAAAATTCGGGCTCcctttcctcaatgctaccttctccaatTTAGCCTTCCGCCCCCGGGGGCAGACGGGGCTACACTGGCCCTAGGCCCCTGGTTCCTTCAGAAGGCTTCAACTCCAAGGCCCTCCCCGCCGCCACCCTGCAGGTCCTGGGGGTGCCTGCTTTTACGTAGATTTTTCGCTGGTGGTCCgtaagcatcaacaaagaaatcgggcCAGGCCCAATCATCTCTTTTGCAGCCGAGGGTACGCCTCCTTTCCACGCTCCACATCCCGCCCACTGGGCGgttcgccacgctcacgagcccCTTTTCAAATGGGCCCGAATTTCCTCGGCCGGTGGTggggcccgaaacggcgtttaaaAAATTCTGCCCCCTGGTGTAAGAGGGATTTTGGGATGGGGCAGATGCCCCAAAACTTCCCCCGCGGAGCCCCTTTCGCTGTACCAGCTGcgggccttctcttcctactccagCCCTGGGAAATGCCAGATTTCAAATTGGGGGAATATGCCTCCagcaccttcccgtcgtactcagctgggttTCGCCCCAGAAAGTTGGGGGCCGAGGGGTGCGGGTGGAGAACGCGGCGTGAACTAaccacccggggggggggaaggggggggggagggaacgaggcgggtttaccgggtccgagtttgccccaCCCATCCCAAGGAGGGGTTCCCATGGGGCCCCAGCCTTCGCAGCGACCCCTGGGTCCGCCgacctgcgaggcccggggggttttcccccacggACCCCGGCGGGCCCCCCTAAAAAGACCTCGGCATCTGTtttccagaacctcgtctgccttctctgcttttcAACTTACTACccgtacccccctttcccccttcacttccccccctcaggccccgaacctcgcccttcagagttgcACCCCTCCATCAAATTACCTTTATGTGTTGCAGGCCTTGTTGGTTTACTGCGAGTTTCCATCTTtttacagatgcaagattgctctttaGCACCCCAACAAATTGGGAGAActgttcccctttccttccctttcccgatCTCGACGAGCCCCCCTGTGCCCCGCTTTCTGCCCTTGTGCCTTTCCCCccccataccggccagcatggcagtgacaTCCCTCTCTGGCTTCACCCCAATCTGCCTGCCTCGTCATAGCCTTCTCTCCTCATGGCTCCCCCATCTTTGGCCTcatatcaaatatcacaaatcccctccgacaccatttgttacgccgaccgcctcgtctctctgcccccccaaCACAAGCAGGGTAGGGGAACCGGTATTACGGGCGTGAACACGAAAAGTcccaagaggcacccagcaccacaggtcccagaacCCCAAGGGGAAACCCACCTGGAAGGCAAggcagaaaaacacaaaaaacatctttccttttttaaaacaagtttttttacccgtacactttttataggacaatacggggggaaacagCAGTCACACTGCAGAACGCTTTTAAAGGGGAACAAAAGTATTATCaggtccaagggcacacacgagggctTCCAAAGGGAGCACCCCCAAatcgtctctcggcttgtttcccccgccccccgctcACGCCAGTCCGTCATGTTTTTTCCCAGGGGCCCTTCAGTTAAAACATGCCAGGTATCCCTTTTTTTGTTAACTATGTTTCGCCAAACAAAAGACCCACGGGGTAGAAAGTATTTTATATGtagtttatgttttatatatgtatatatatgtactatatggtatataatgatatatatgttatagttaattaaagtatatacatgaatatatatatgtataaattatatgttatatgttttatgtaaaattttatataaatattttaaaatatattattataaatatattataataaaggccgcggtggccgagtggttaggcatGGACACAAGACGGACAACGGCagtcgagttcgagggttcagtcaccgggcccggggtgttgtttcccttgggcaaaggaaattcacctcTTTTCCTACCTAGGCCCTGGGGGCACAA
The window above is part of the Penaeus monodon isolate SGIC_2016 unplaced genomic scaffold, NSTDA_Pmon_1 PmonScaffold_14558, whole genome shotgun sequence genome. Proteins encoded here:
- the LOC119569367 gene encoding WAS/WASL-interacting protein family member 2-like, which codes for MAPECFGSGNPTPVPMSSRNQCPALPSWPLRGLMGELAPKINKPLPGPNKAPPKSYAITSEVLQPLKKGPLFTAPPPPYSASGTRPQTCSPRRPHTGAPRCTVLPTPNTASMPLLAHKSPGGHPTVSLVRLEVEGANNQAALGFSHPRVHVRGLHSDADHPYHSPCSTAEGSNPPVEGCSPLPPTDLCALPYPAPTKPLEKFGLPFLNATFSNLAFRPRGQTGLHWP